The Mycolicibacterium mageritense genome contains a region encoding:
- a CDS encoding HNH endonuclease family protein, producing MSRRRVWWLAGAVVLAVIVAVQVTLSVQRSDRFVALADTPRVQAGVDVLTGVAEVPQRVRGNDYRRAAFGEAWDDDNSAPGGHNGCDTRNDILNRDLSDKTFVSIKRCPNAVATGTLHDPYTNAVVSFVRGNQVGASVQIDHIVPLALAWDLGARNWPDDLRLRFANDPANLLAVQGQANQDKGDQEPAHWMPPNQAFWCQYSVQFAEVLRGYGLPVDAPSAVVLREAAATCPVA from the coding sequence ATGAGTCGCCGCCGGGTGTGGTGGCTCGCCGGCGCGGTCGTGCTCGCGGTGATCGTGGCGGTTCAGGTCACGCTGAGCGTGCAGCGGTCCGACCGGTTCGTGGCGCTGGCCGACACCCCGAGGGTGCAGGCCGGAGTTGACGTGCTGACCGGCGTGGCCGAGGTCCCGCAGCGCGTGCGCGGCAACGACTACCGGCGGGCGGCGTTCGGCGAGGCGTGGGACGACGACAATTCCGCTCCCGGCGGCCACAACGGATGCGACACGCGCAACGACATCTTGAACCGGGATCTGTCTGACAAGACGTTCGTCTCGATCAAACGGTGCCCCAACGCGGTGGCTACCGGAACACTGCACGACCCGTACACCAACGCCGTGGTGTCGTTCGTGCGCGGCAACCAGGTCGGCGCCTCGGTGCAGATCGATCACATCGTGCCGTTGGCGCTCGCGTGGGATCTCGGTGCCAGAAACTGGCCGGACGATCTGCGGCTGCGGTTCGCCAACGACCCGGCGAATCTGCTTGCCGTGCAAGGCCAGGCGAATCAGGACAAAGGGGATCAGGAACCCGCGCACTGGATGCCGCCCAACCAGGCGTTCTGGTGCCAGTATTCGGTGCAGTTCGCCGAGGTGCTGCGCGGTTACGGGTTGCCCGTCGACGCACCGTCGGCCGTGGTGCTGCGCGAGGCCGCAGCCACCTGCCCGGTGGCCTGA
- a CDS encoding GNAT family N-acetyltransferase: MLQQADQSRITLRRADRPGDLGWVVMAHGEVYARQFGWDSDFEALVAKIVADYAAHHDPAREAGWIAEVDGERAGCIFCVADEAPGVAKLRILLVTPEARGLGLGSRLVEQCLRFARDAGYRQVTLWTNDVLVAARKIYQQFGFRLVDEEPHHSFGQDLNGQNWLLDL, encoded by the coding sequence ATGCTGCAACAGGCCGACCAGTCGCGGATCACGCTGCGCCGGGCGGATCGTCCGGGCGACCTTGGCTGGGTGGTGATGGCCCACGGTGAGGTCTACGCCCGCCAGTTTGGCTGGGACTCCGACTTCGAAGCACTCGTGGCCAAGATCGTGGCCGACTATGCGGCGCACCATGACCCGGCCCGGGAAGCCGGCTGGATCGCCGAGGTGGACGGCGAACGGGCGGGCTGCATCTTCTGCGTGGCCGACGAGGCACCCGGCGTGGCCAAGCTGCGGATCCTGCTGGTCACCCCTGAGGCGCGGGGCCTCGGACTGGGCTCCCGCCTGGTCGAGCAGTGCCTGCGCTTCGCGCGTGACGCCGGCTACCGCCAGGTGACCCTATGGACCAACGACGTGCTGGTGGCGGCTCGAAAGATCTATCAGCAGTTCGGTTTTCGCCTCGTCGACGAGGAACCGCACCACAGCTTCGGCCAGGATCTCAACGGTCAGAACTGGCTACTCGACCTCTGA
- a CDS encoding TetR/AcrR family transcriptional regulator: MDETTPSARRVELLERAYQYALSHGLGDMSLRPLAAAIGSSPRVLLFLFGSKDGLVRELLARARTDELALLDRLPHGLDGAGLAGAVEQVWGWLAAEERRPLLTLWAEAYTRSLVEPDGAWAGFARATVEDWLAVLAKCQPAQERNGDDGMARRTAALAVLRGALLDLLATGDTGRVTAAVRVQLGAWGAP, encoded by the coding sequence GTGGACGAAACAACCCCCTCAGCCCGACGCGTCGAGCTGCTGGAGCGGGCCTACCAGTACGCGCTCAGTCACGGCCTGGGCGACATGTCGCTGCGCCCGCTCGCGGCGGCCATCGGCTCGAGCCCGCGGGTGCTGCTGTTCCTGTTCGGCAGCAAGGACGGTTTGGTGCGCGAACTGCTCGCGCGGGCACGCACGGACGAACTCGCGCTCCTCGACCGCCTGCCGCACGGCCTCGACGGCGCCGGCCTCGCAGGCGCCGTCGAGCAGGTCTGGGGGTGGCTGGCCGCCGAGGAACGTCGGCCCCTGCTCACGTTGTGGGCCGAGGCCTACACCCGTTCACTCGTCGAACCCGACGGCGCGTGGGCCGGCTTCGCCCGCGCGACGGTCGAGGACTGGCTGGCCGTTCTGGCGAAATGTCAACCGGCGCAAGAACGCAACGGCGACGATGGCATGGCGCGCCGGACCGCGGCATTGGCTGTGTTGCGCGGCGCGCTGCTCGACCTGCTGGCCACCGGCGACACCGGCCGCGTCACCGCGGCCGTGCGCGTCCAGCTCGGTGCTTGGGGCGCACCATGA
- a CDS encoding aldo/keto reductase: MTPSAGEAAVPTVTLNDDKTIPVVGLGVGELSDSDAERAVSAGLEAGYRLIDTAAAYGNEAGVGRAIAASGIPRDELFVTTKLATPDQGFSSSQDAARASLERLGLDHVDLYLIHWPGGDTGKYVDSWGGLMKAREDGLTRSIGVCNFGPEELSTIIHLTFVTPAVNQIELHPLLNQAALRAANAEHNIATEAYSPLGVGKLLSNPAVTAVADAHGKTAAQVLLRWNLQLGNIVISRSANPERIASNLDVFDFELTDDEMASLSGLDDGTRFRPDPATYTGT, encoded by the coding sequence ATGACCCCATCGGCTGGGGAAGCGGCGGTCCCGACCGTCACACTCAACGACGACAAGACGATTCCCGTCGTCGGGCTCGGTGTCGGCGAGCTGTCCGACAGCGACGCCGAACGGGCGGTATCGGCAGGGCTCGAAGCGGGCTACCGGCTGATCGACACCGCGGCGGCCTACGGAAACGAGGCCGGAGTCGGCCGGGCAATCGCCGCGTCGGGCATTCCGCGCGACGAGCTCTTTGTCACCACCAAACTGGCCACGCCTGACCAGGGTTTCTCGTCCTCGCAGGACGCGGCGCGGGCCAGCCTGGAGCGGCTCGGGCTCGACCACGTCGATCTCTACCTCATCCACTGGCCCGGCGGTGACACCGGTAAGTACGTCGACAGCTGGGGCGGCCTCATGAAGGCCCGAGAGGACGGCCTCACCCGCTCGATCGGCGTATGCAACTTCGGGCCCGAGGAACTGTCGACGATCATCCACCTGACCTTCGTCACCCCGGCCGTCAACCAGATCGAGCTGCACCCGCTGCTCAACCAGGCCGCACTGCGCGCGGCCAACGCCGAACACAACATCGCCACCGAGGCGTACAGCCCGCTCGGCGTCGGCAAGCTGTTGAGCAACCCCGCTGTCACCGCGGTCGCCGACGCCCACGGCAAGACTGCCGCGCAGGTGCTCCTGCGCTGGAACCTTCAGCTCGGCAACATCGTGATCTCGCGTTCGGCCAACCCCGAGCGCATCGCCTCGAACCTCGACGTGTTCGATTTCGAGCTCACCGACGACGAGATGGCAAGCCTCAGCGGCCTCGACGACGGCACCCGGTTCCGCCCGGACCCCGCGACGTACACGGGCACCTAG
- a CDS encoding aldo/keto reductase — MNPRVTLNDGNSIPQVGLGVWQTPPEDTERAVVAALQTGYRHIDTAAAYQNETETGRALAASGVPRDEVFLVTKLSNSDQGYDATLAAFDASIARLGVDYLDLYLIHWPVPAKNAYVDTFKAFAHLRDQGRIRSIGVSNFEPEHLKILMDTTGIVPAVNQIELHPLLPQQELREVHAQLGIATEAWSPLGQGSLLADPVVTGIAESRGKTPAQVLIRWHIQLGNIVIPKSVNPERIASNFDVFDFELSEQDLASIASLANGTRLGPDPRTFNFTG, encoded by the coding sequence GTGAATCCGCGCGTGACGCTCAACGACGGTAATTCGATACCCCAGGTCGGGCTGGGAGTCTGGCAGACCCCTCCCGAAGACACCGAACGGGCGGTCGTCGCCGCCCTGCAAACTGGGTACCGGCACATCGACACCGCCGCGGCGTATCAGAACGAGACCGAAACCGGGCGGGCCCTGGCGGCCTCAGGAGTACCGCGCGACGAGGTGTTCCTGGTGACCAAGCTGTCGAACAGCGACCAGGGTTACGATGCCACGCTCGCCGCGTTCGACGCCAGCATCGCGCGCCTGGGGGTCGACTATCTGGATCTCTATCTCATTCACTGGCCGGTGCCCGCGAAGAACGCCTACGTCGATACGTTCAAGGCGTTCGCGCACCTGCGCGATCAGGGCCGGATCCGCTCGATCGGGGTGAGCAATTTCGAACCCGAACACTTGAAGATCCTCATGGACACCACCGGCATCGTCCCGGCGGTGAACCAGATCGAATTGCATCCACTGTTGCCCCAGCAGGAACTTCGCGAGGTGCACGCGCAGCTGGGCATCGCGACCGAGGCGTGGAGCCCGCTTGGTCAGGGCTCGTTGCTCGCCGATCCGGTGGTCACCGGGATCGCCGAAAGCCGGGGCAAAACACCCGCGCAGGTACTGATTAGGTGGCATATCCAGCTGGGTAATATCGTCATCCCGAAGTCGGTGAACCCAGAACGGATTGCGAGTAATTTCGACGTGTTCGATTTCGAACTCAGCGAACAGGATCTCGCGTCCATCGCGTCCCTCGCCAATGGGACACGTCTGGGGCCCGATCCTCGAACCTTCAACTTCACAGGGTAG
- a CDS encoding alpha/beta hydrolase codes for MSESLPGRDGVKGALLERATDFTLNAIPRIPDRRKRLLLGGRTVTVDGNTLDTTLQFMLAAQRASGLGGLVSDRDSVPASREQLRTTAAMLRTRIHVDVTNISIPGPAGPIPARRYVCDRPAAGPTALLLFFHGGGFVIGDLDTHDSLCRLICRDGGIQVLSVDYRLAPEHKAPSSFDDCYAAYEWALDHAAGLGASRIVVGGDSAGGNLAAVVSQQARDNDLPLPALQLLLYPVTDWSSDTRSRTLFAHGYYLTKPDMDWFAAHYLDGADVEPDDPVVSPLLAEDLSGLPPALVYTAGFDPLRDEGNRYALAMRDAGVLVDLREERSLTHAFANFFPLGGGSATATTAMISALRAHLSHA; via the coding sequence ATGTCCGAAAGTCTGCCAGGCCGGGACGGGGTCAAGGGCGCTCTGCTGGAACGGGCGACCGACTTCACCCTCAACGCGATTCCGCGGATCCCCGATCGGCGCAAGCGGCTGCTGCTCGGTGGACGGACCGTGACCGTCGACGGCAACACCCTCGACACGACACTTCAGTTCATGCTGGCGGCCCAGCGTGCGTCGGGATTGGGCGGCTTGGTCTCCGACCGTGACTCCGTCCCGGCGTCGCGTGAACAACTGCGGACAACTGCGGCGATGCTGCGGACCCGCATCCATGTGGACGTGACGAACATCTCGATTCCGGGCCCTGCGGGACCGATCCCGGCGCGTCGCTACGTGTGCGACCGCCCCGCCGCGGGCCCGACGGCGCTGCTGCTGTTCTTTCACGGCGGGGGTTTTGTGATCGGCGACCTGGACACCCACGACAGTCTGTGCCGGCTGATCTGCCGGGACGGCGGCATCCAGGTGCTGTCGGTGGATTACCGGCTCGCACCCGAACACAAGGCCCCGTCCTCGTTCGACGACTGTTATGCGGCCTACGAGTGGGCACTCGACCATGCCGCGGGGCTCGGCGCGTCGCGAATCGTGGTCGGCGGTGACAGCGCGGGCGGCAACCTCGCGGCGGTGGTATCCCAGCAGGCCCGCGACAACGATCTGCCGCTGCCGGCGCTGCAGCTGCTGCTCTACCCGGTGACCGACTGGTCGAGCGACACGCGATCGCGGACCCTGTTCGCCCACGGCTACTACCTCACCAAACCCGACATGGACTGGTTCGCCGCCCATTACCTCGACGGCGCCGACGTCGAACCGGACGACCCCGTGGTGTCGCCGCTGCTGGCCGAGGATCTTTCGGGCCTGCCACCGGCGCTGGTGTACACCGCGGGATTCGATCCGCTGCGCGACGAGGGCAACCGCTACGCGCTGGCCATGCGTGACGCGGGTGTACTGGTCGATCTGCGCGAAGAACGGTCACTGACCCACGCGTTCGCGAACTTCTTCCCGCTCGGCGGGGGCAGCGCGACCGCGACCACCGCGATGATCTCGGCGCTGCGCGCGCATCTCAGCCACGCCTGA
- a CDS encoding DsbA family protein — protein MAKPKKTAKYDLKAADRKRNLLIQIGLTSVVVVFAAALVIYIVTQGKSKEDGRAIRVASDKVITSEGTTDPKVVIGLYEDFLCPACGNFERSFGPTISKLIDTGAVAADYHMVAILDSAGNGYSSRAGSAAYCVADESIDAFRRFHTALFNEKIQPQENSGVYPDNAQLIEYARQSGVTGGVPDCINKGSYVDMVKKMAGATGIQATPTIRINGEDYKPTTPQDLVAKVKEIVGDVPGLEAVAPGAPAAPASAPGAPGAQAPAPAAPAPAAPAPAAPAPAAPAPAGSTHP, from the coding sequence GTGGCCAAACCGAAAAAGACCGCCAAATACGACCTCAAGGCAGCCGACCGCAAGCGCAACCTGCTGATCCAGATCGGCCTGACCTCGGTGGTCGTCGTGTTTGCCGCGGCATTGGTGATCTACATCGTGACCCAGGGCAAGTCGAAGGAAGACGGCCGGGCCATCCGCGTGGCGTCCGACAAGGTGATCACCAGTGAGGGCACCACCGACCCGAAAGTCGTGATCGGGCTCTACGAAGACTTCCTGTGCCCGGCCTGCGGCAACTTCGAGCGCTCGTTCGGCCCCACGATCTCCAAGCTGATCGACACCGGCGCGGTCGCGGCCGACTACCACATGGTCGCGATTCTCGACAGCGCAGGCAACGGCTATTCGTCCCGCGCGGGTAGTGCGGCGTACTGCGTGGCCGACGAGTCCATCGACGCGTTCCGCCGCTTCCACACCGCGCTGTTCAACGAGAAGATCCAGCCGCAGGAGAACAGCGGCGTGTATCCCGACAACGCGCAGCTGATCGAATACGCCCGGCAGTCCGGCGTCACGGGCGGCGTACCGGATTGCATCAACAAGGGCAGCTACGTGGACATGGTCAAGAAGATGGCAGGGGCCACCGGCATCCAGGCCACTCCGACCATCCGGATCAACGGAGAGGACTACAAGCCGACGACACCGCAGGATCTGGTCGCCAAGGTCAAGGAGATCGTCGGTGACGTGCCCGGCCTGGAGGCCGTCGCACCGGGTGCGCCGGCTGCTCCGGCGTCCGCCCCCGGTGCGCCGGGCGCACAGGCTCCCGCGCCCGCTGCGCCTGCTCCCGCCGCGCCCGCTCCCGCTGCGCCAGCGCCCGCCGCGCCTGCTCCCGCTGGGTCGACGCACCCATGA
- a CDS encoding vitamin K epoxide reductase family protein: MTVAAPAESDQPATQTSSAVAVGRPSAVWVLIAGVVGLAASLTLTYEKIEILINPKYVPSCSINPVLSCGSVMVTPQASVFGFPNPMIGIVAFSVVVVTGVLAVAKVRLPRWYWAGLAVGTLLGAAFVHWLIFQSLYRIGALCPYCMVVWSVTIPLLVVTTSIALRPLAGNPVARIVYEWRWSLVALWFTTLVLLILVRFWDYWSTLV, from the coding sequence ATGACCGTCGCCGCGCCGGCCGAGTCCGATCAGCCCGCGACCCAGACGTCGTCGGCCGTGGCCGTCGGCCGGCCCAGCGCGGTGTGGGTGCTGATCGCCGGTGTGGTCGGTCTCGCGGCGTCACTGACGCTGACGTACGAGAAGATCGAAATCCTGATCAACCCGAAATACGTCCCGTCGTGCAGCATCAACCCGGTGCTGTCCTGCGGTTCGGTGATGGTCACCCCGCAGGCGTCGGTGTTCGGATTCCCCAACCCGATGATCGGCATCGTGGCGTTCAGCGTCGTGGTGGTCACCGGGGTGCTCGCGGTCGCGAAGGTGCGCCTGCCGCGCTGGTACTGGGCGGGGTTGGCGGTCGGCACCCTTTTGGGCGCCGCGTTCGTGCACTGGCTGATCTTCCAGAGCCTCTACCGCATCGGTGCGCTGTGCCCGTACTGCATGGTCGTATGGTCGGTGACCATCCCGCTGCTGGTGGTGACGACGTCGATCGCGCTGCGACCGCTCGCAGGCAATCCGGTCGCGCGGATCGTGTACGAGTGGCGCTGGTCGCTGGTGGCCCTGTGGTTCACCACCCTGGTGCTGTTGATCCTGGTCCGATTCTGGGACTACTGGTCGACACTCGTTTAA
- a CDS encoding pyruvate carboxylase — protein MISKLLVANRGEIAIRAFRAATEMGIATVAVYPYEDRNSLHRLKADESYQIGEAGHPVRAYLSVEEIIRVARHAGADAIYPGYGFLSENPELASACVEAGITFVGPSADVLELTGNKARAIAAARAAGLPVLASSEPSASVDELVAAAADMSFPLFVKAVSGGGGRGMRRVTDPDALPEAIEAASREADAAFGDPMVYLEQAVINPRHIEVQILADTHGNVIHLFERDCSVQRRHQKVIELAPAPNLDPEVRERICADAVALAREINYSCAGTIEFLLDERGHHVFIECNPRIQVEHTVTEEITDVDLVSSQLRIASGESLESLGLSQDSVQIRGAALQCRITTEDPANGFRPDTGRITGYRSPGGAGIRLDGGTHTGAEIGAHFDSMLVKLTCRGRDFATAVVRARRALAEFRIRGVSTNIPFLMAVLDDPDFRAGRVNTSFIDDRPQLLTSHTPADRGTKILNYLADVTVNKPHGERPSTVYPNDKLPALDLAAAPPAGSKQRLTELGPEGFARWMRDSPAVGVTDTTFRDAHQSLLATRLRSSGLLKVAPYVARSMSELLSIECWGGATYDVALRFLKEDPWGRLAALREAVPNICLQMLLRGRNTVGYTPYPELVTSAFVAEATATGIDIFRIFDALNNVESMRPAIDAVRETGTAIAEVAMSYTGDLSDPAENLYTLDYYLKLAEQIVDAGAHVLAIKDMAGLLRPQAAAALVSALRSRFDLPVHVHTHDTPGGQLATYLAAWQAGASAVDGAAAPLAGTTSQPALSAIVAATAHTQYDTGLSLSAVCDLEPYWEALRKVYAPFESGLPGPTGRVYHHEIPGGQLSNLRQQAIALGLGDRFEDVENAYAGADRVLGRLIKVTPSSKVVGDLALALVGAGVTADEFAADPAKYDIPDSVIGFLRGELGDPAGGWPEPLRTKALAGRGPAKPEQELSPEDEAALAAPGVKRQATLNRLLFPAPTREFEAHRDEYGDTSRLSTNQFFYGLRQGEEHRVELERGVELLIGLEAISDADERGMRTVLCILNGQLRPVLVRDRSIASDVPAAEKADKANPDHVAAPFAGVVTVAVSAGDAVEAGQTIATIEAMKMEAAITAPKAGTVDRVAVSATAQVEGGDLLVVVGSAGRSEATGGSD, from the coding sequence GTGATCTCCAAACTCCTCGTCGCCAACCGTGGTGAAATCGCGATTCGTGCGTTCCGTGCTGCGACCGAGATGGGCATCGCGACCGTCGCGGTGTATCCGTATGAGGATCGCAATTCGCTGCATCGGTTGAAGGCCGACGAGTCGTATCAGATCGGTGAGGCCGGCCATCCGGTGCGGGCCTATCTGTCCGTGGAAGAGATCATCCGGGTGGCCCGCCACGCTGGCGCGGACGCCATCTATCCCGGATACGGCTTCCTGTCCGAGAACCCCGAGCTGGCTTCGGCGTGTGTGGAAGCGGGCATCACGTTCGTCGGCCCGTCGGCCGACGTGTTGGAGTTGACCGGCAACAAGGCGCGCGCGATCGCGGCGGCACGCGCGGCGGGGCTGCCGGTGCTGGCGTCTTCGGAGCCGTCGGCGTCGGTCGACGAGCTGGTGGCGGCGGCCGCCGACATGTCGTTCCCGTTGTTCGTCAAGGCCGTCTCGGGCGGTGGAGGGCGCGGCATGCGCCGGGTGACCGATCCGGACGCGCTGCCCGAGGCCATCGAGGCCGCCAGCCGGGAGGCCGACGCGGCGTTCGGCGATCCGATGGTTTATCTCGAGCAGGCGGTGATCAACCCCCGCCATATCGAGGTGCAGATCCTGGCCGACACCCACGGCAACGTCATCCACCTGTTCGAACGGGACTGCAGCGTGCAACGGCGCCACCAGAAGGTGATCGAGCTGGCGCCGGCCCCGAACCTCGACCCCGAGGTCCGCGAACGGATCTGCGCCGACGCGGTGGCACTGGCGCGGGAGATCAACTACTCGTGTGCGGGCACCATCGAGTTTCTGCTCGACGAGCGTGGCCATCACGTGTTCATCGAATGCAACCCGCGCATCCAGGTCGAGCACACGGTGACCGAGGAGATCACCGATGTGGACCTGGTGTCGTCGCAGTTGCGCATCGCGTCCGGTGAGTCGCTGGAATCGCTCGGGCTGAGCCAGGATTCGGTGCAGATCCGTGGCGCCGCGCTGCAGTGCCGGATCACCACCGAGGATCCCGCCAACGGGTTCCGTCCGGACACCGGGCGTATCACCGGGTACCGGTCGCCGGGTGGCGCGGGCATCCGCCTCGACGGTGGCACCCACACCGGCGCCGAGATCGGGGCCCACTTCGACTCGATGCTGGTGAAGTTGACGTGCCGCGGCCGCGATTTCGCGACCGCTGTGGTGCGCGCGCGGCGTGCGCTCGCCGAGTTCCGGATCCGCGGTGTCTCGACCAACATTCCGTTCCTGATGGCCGTGCTCGACGATCCCGATTTCCGGGCGGGCCGGGTGAACACGTCGTTCATCGACGACCGCCCGCAGCTGCTGACCTCGCACACGCCGGCCGACCGCGGCACCAAGATCCTGAACTACCTGGCCGACGTGACGGTCAACAAGCCGCACGGCGAGCGGCCGTCGACGGTGTACCCCAACGACAAACTGCCTGCGCTCGACCTGGCCGCGGCTCCGCCTGCGGGTTCCAAGCAGCGGTTGACCGAACTGGGCCCCGAGGGTTTCGCGCGGTGGATGCGGGACAGCCCGGCGGTGGGCGTCACCGACACGACGTTCCGCGACGCGCACCAGTCGCTGCTGGCCACGCGGCTGCGCTCGTCGGGGTTGCTGAAGGTCGCGCCGTACGTGGCGCGGTCGATGTCGGAGCTGCTCTCGATCGAGTGCTGGGGTGGTGCGACTTACGATGTGGCGCTTCGCTTCCTGAAAGAGGATCCGTGGGGGCGGCTGGCCGCGCTGCGCGAGGCTGTGCCGAACATCTGTCTGCAGATGTTGCTGCGCGGCCGCAACACGGTGGGCTACACGCCGTACCCGGAACTGGTCACGTCGGCGTTCGTGGCCGAGGCGACCGCGACGGGTATCGACATCTTCCGGATCTTCGACGCGCTCAACAACGTCGAGTCCATGCGTCCCGCGATCGACGCGGTTCGGGAAACCGGAACGGCCATCGCAGAAGTCGCGATGTCCTACACCGGTGACCTGAGCGACCCGGCCGAAAACCTCTACACGCTCGACTACTACCTGAAGCTGGCCGAGCAGATCGTCGATGCCGGCGCGCATGTCCTGGCCATCAAGGACATGGCCGGTCTCCTGCGGCCGCAGGCCGCCGCGGCGTTGGTGTCCGCGTTGCGGTCCCGGTTCGACCTACCGGTGCATGTGCACACGCACGACACACCGGGCGGCCAGCTCGCGACGTACCTCGCGGCGTGGCAGGCCGGGGCGTCGGCCGTCGACGGTGCGGCCGCACCGTTGGCCGGGACGACGAGCCAGCCCGCACTGTCGGCGATCGTCGCGGCGACCGCCCACACGCAGTACGACACCGGCCTTTCGCTGAGTGCGGTGTGTGATCTGGAGCCGTACTGGGAAGCGCTGCGAAAGGTGTACGCGCCGTTCGAATCCGGGCTGCCAGGGCCGACGGGCCGGGTGTATCACCACGAGATCCCGGGTGGGCAGCTCAGCAATCTGCGTCAGCAGGCCATCGCACTTGGACTGGGGGATCGGTTCGAGGACGTGGAGAACGCCTACGCCGGTGCCGACCGGGTGCTGGGCCGGCTGATCAAGGTGACTCCGTCGAGCAAGGTGGTCGGAGATCTCGCGCTGGCTCTGGTCGGTGCGGGCGTGACGGCCGACGAGTTCGCGGCCGACCCCGCGAAGTACGACATCCCCGACAGCGTGATCGGTTTCCTGCGAGGCGAACTCGGTGACCCCGCGGGCGGCTGGCCGGAACCGTTGCGCACCAAGGCTTTGGCGGGCCGGGGCCCGGCCAAGCCCGAACAGGAACTGTCCCCCGAGGACGAGGCCGCGCTGGCCGCGCCGGGCGTGAAGCGTCAGGCCACCCTGAACCGGCTGCTGTTCCCGGCTCCCACACGGGAATTCGAGGCGCATCGCGACGAGTACGGCGACACGTCGCGGCTCAGCACCAATCAGTTCTTCTACGGCCTTCGCCAAGGCGAGGAGCACCGCGTGGAATTGGAACGCGGCGTCGAACTGCTCATCGGGCTCGAAGCGATCTCCGACGCCGACGAGCGTGGCATGCGCACGGTGCTGTGCATCCTCAACGGACAACTGCGTCCGGTTCTGGTGCGCGACCGCAGCATCGCCAGCGATGTTCCGGCCGCCGAGAAGGCCGACAAGGCCAACCCGGATCATGTGGCGGCCCCGTTCGCCGGTGTGGTCACGGTCGCCGTGTCGGCGGGCGATGCGGTCGAGGCCGGGCAGACCATCGCCACGATCGAGGCCATGAAGATGGAGGCCGCGATCACCGCACCCAAGGCGGGCACCGTCGACCGTGTCGCCGTCTCCGCCACCGCCCAGGTCGAGGGGGGAGACCTGCTGGTGGTGGTCGGTTCGGCGGGCAGGAGCGAAGCGACCGGGGGATCAGACTGA
- the rsmD gene encoding 16S rRNA (guanine(966)-N(2))-methyltransferase RsmD, with amino-acid sequence MTRIIAGTLGGRRIAVPPRGTRPTSDRVREAVFNALSARLDFTGLDVLDLYAGSGALGLEAISRGAASALFVEADQRAAAVIAKNVATLGVAGASVRRGSVETVLAAGADRAMDLVLADPPYDLGASAVDAMVLALAVGGWVGTGTVVMVERRANSEPTGWPAGWTALSARRYGDTRVELAEV; translated from the coding sequence CTGACCCGCATCATCGCCGGGACGCTGGGGGGTCGCCGAATCGCGGTCCCGCCCAGGGGAACCCGACCGACCTCGGATCGGGTGCGCGAAGCGGTGTTCAACGCGTTGTCCGCGCGGCTGGATTTCACGGGCCTCGATGTGCTCGATCTGTACGCGGGATCCGGAGCGCTTGGCCTGGAAGCCATTTCCCGCGGAGCGGCCTCGGCGCTTTTCGTCGAGGCGGACCAGCGGGCCGCGGCGGTGATCGCGAAGAACGTCGCGACCCTCGGGGTCGCGGGCGCGTCGGTGCGGCGGGGCAGTGTCGAAACCGTGCTCGCGGCAGGCGCCGACAGGGCAATGGATCTCGTGCTCGCCGACCCGCCCTACGACCTCGGCGCGTCCGCGGTCGACGCGATGGTGCTCGCGCTCGCCGTGGGCGGTTGGGTCGGCACTGGAACCGTGGTGATGGTCGAGCGCCGGGCCAACAGTGAACCGACCGGCTGGCCTGCCGGCTGGACTGCGTTGAGCGCACGCCGGTACGGCGACACCCGCGTCGAGCTCGCCGAGGTGTGA
- the coaD gene encoding pantetheine-phosphate adenylyltransferase: MSGAVCPGSFDPVTLGHVDIFERAAAQFDEVVVAVLVNPNKKGMFDLDERMAMIRESTRHLPNLRVESGQGLVVDFVKSRGLTAIVKGLRTGTDFEYELQMAQMNKHVAGVDTFFVATTPQYSFVSSSLAKEVASLGGDVSALLPEPVNRRLQEKLNG, encoded by the coding sequence ATGAGTGGCGCGGTATGCCCCGGATCCTTCGACCCGGTGACTCTCGGTCATGTCGACATTTTCGAGCGTGCGGCCGCGCAGTTCGACGAGGTCGTGGTCGCGGTCCTGGTGAACCCCAACAAGAAGGGCATGTTCGATCTCGACGAGCGGATGGCGATGATCCGCGAATCGACCCGACACCTACCGAATCTGCGGGTCGAGTCGGGTCAGGGCCTGGTGGTCGACTTCGTCAAGTCGCGCGGGCTGACGGCGATCGTCAAAGGCCTGCGCACGGGTACCGATTTCGAGTACGAGCTGCAGATGGCCCAGATGAACAAGCACGTCGCGGGCGTCGACACCTTCTTCGTGGCCACCACACCGCAGTATTCGTTCGTGTCGTCGTCGCTGGCCAAAGAAGTCGCCTCGCTCGGCGGCGACGTGTCGGCGCTGCTGCCCGAGCCCGTCAACCGCAGGCTGCAGGAAAAGCTCAACGGTTAG